In a genomic window of Chloroflexota bacterium:
- a CDS encoding nuclear transport factor 2 family protein, whose translation MQPRETDEESIRSVARAYLESWLEGDGERMRGALHPDLAKRGLDYTADRRPSGVHHLTAEYMERSAAKGPRPQFARTCEITVLDIADSIASAKVVSEPFIDYLHLAKLDGRWSIVNVLYEDREPASE comes from the coding sequence ATGCAGCCACGAGAGACCGACGAGGAGTCCATCCGAAGCGTCGCGAGGGCCTATCTAGAGTCGTGGCTGGAGGGAGATGGCGAACGGATGCGTGGCGCGCTCCATCCGGACCTCGCGAAGCGCGGACTGGACTACACCGCCGACCGAAGGCCGTCCGGCGTGCATCACCTAACTGCTGAGTACATGGAGCGAAGCGCGGCGAAAGGTCCTCGTCCACAGTTCGCACGTACGTGCGAGATCACGGTGCTCGACATAGCCGATAGCATCGCCAGCGCGAAGGTCGTCTCCGAGCCCTTCATCGATTATCTCCACCTGGCCAAGCTCGACGGCCGATGGTCGATCGTCAACGTTCTCTACGAGGACCGAGAGCCCGCGAGTGAGTAG
- a CDS encoding dihydrofolate reductase family protein: MTSPPRFTVERLWPDPATGLDLDAAFADLGLPDAPADRPYVGLNMVTSLDGRAQRGDTAEGLGTRADRRLMRLLRVAFDAVAFGAGTLRAVDGWTDVPADLAGIRVAAGKPPQPLAVLVAGNRPIPTDRRWFGTDQPRLVVVGADGPRQVPGSEVLVAPSERPEPGWLLRALGERGIGSVLLEGGPTVNAQFHAAGLIDELFWTVGPWLLGGDGLPMLAPEPSSETPRPARLVSVHRDGEELFLRYRLAPESTG; the protein is encoded by the coding sequence ATGACGTCCCCGCCGCGCTTCACGGTCGAACGCCTGTGGCCCGATCCCGCCACCGGCCTCGACCTGGATGCCGCCTTCGCGGACCTGGGCCTGCCAGACGCCCCTGCGGACCGTCCCTATGTTGGCCTGAACATGGTTACCAGCCTGGACGGGCGAGCTCAGCGGGGCGATACCGCCGAGGGACTCGGCACCCGCGCCGACCGGCGCCTGATGCGCTTACTGCGCGTGGCGTTCGACGCGGTGGCCTTCGGGGCGGGCACCCTGCGAGCGGTGGACGGCTGGACCGATGTCCCGGCCGACTTGGCCGGGATCCGCGTCGCCGCCGGCAAGCCACCGCAGCCGCTCGCGGTGCTGGTTGCCGGGAACAGACCGATCCCGACCGATCGGCGCTGGTTCGGCACCGACCAGCCAAGACTGGTGGTGGTCGGCGCGGACGGCCCGCGCCAGGTTCCCGGTTCCGAGGTGCTGGTCGCTCCTTCCGAGCGCCCCGAGCCGGGATGGCTGTTGCGGGCGTTGGGCGAGCGGGGGATCGGCTCCGTCCTGCTCGAGGGCGGCCCCACCGTGAACGCCCAATTCCACGCCGCGGGCCTCATCGACGAGCTGTTCTGGACGGTGGGGCCGTGGCTGCTCGGCGGGGACGGGCTGCCCATGCTCGCCCCGGAACCCTCGTCCGAGACCCCGCGACCGGCACGCCTGGTGAGCGTCCACCGCGACGGGGAGGAGCTGTTCCTCCGCTACCGGCTGGCGCCGGAGTCGACCGGGTAG
- a CDS encoding TIGR03620 family F420-dependent LLM class oxidoreductase: protein MANGDRGLGRIGVWSDFDTLPIEEALIYAARVESLGFGTLWVPDVVGREPFTLLGLLAGATSSIGLGTSIVSIWGRDAQATRMATLTLQEASSGRFTLGLGVSHLHLAQKLRGHTYERPLTRMREYLAAYRSAIYKGPMPAGMPEPLVLVAALRERMLTLAATESDGAFPYLVTLERLAWMRGVLDAADAAMRPIVAASLPCVLETDPVAARSAARHYLLPYLRTPNYQAAWAEQGFEAADWERPGSDRLVDAMVAWGDADALRARLGEVLAAGADHVAIIPVTASGDTVEVAVLEALAS, encoded by the coding sequence ATGGCGAACGGCGACCGGGGACTGGGCCGGATCGGCGTGTGGAGCGACTTCGACACCCTGCCCATCGAGGAAGCCCTGATCTACGCCGCGCGGGTCGAGTCCCTCGGCTTCGGGACGCTGTGGGTGCCCGACGTCGTGGGTCGCGAGCCGTTCACCCTGCTCGGGTTGCTGGCGGGCGCGACCTCGTCCATCGGCCTGGGGACGTCCATCGTCTCGATCTGGGGCCGCGATGCCCAGGCCACCCGGATGGCGACGCTCACCCTTCAGGAGGCCTCCAGCGGGCGCTTCACGCTGGGCCTGGGCGTGTCCCACCTCCACCTGGCGCAGAAGCTGCGCGGCCATACTTATGAGCGGCCGCTGACCCGGATGCGGGAGTACCTGGCCGCGTATCGATCCGCCATCTACAAGGGACCAATGCCTGCCGGAATGCCTGAGCCGCTGGTCCTGGTGGCCGCCCTGCGCGAGCGGATGCTGACCCTGGCCGCGACCGAATCCGACGGCGCCTTTCCGTACCTAGTCACCCTCGAGCGCCTGGCCTGGATGCGCGGCGTGCTGGACGCCGCCGACGCCGCCATGCGACCCATCGTGGCGGCGAGCCTGCCGTGCGTGCTGGAGACGGATCCGGTGGCCGCCCGATCAGCGGCTCGCCACTACCTGCTGCCCTATCTGCGAACCCCGAACTATCAGGCGGCGTGGGCCGAGCAGGGGTTCGAGGCGGCCGACTGGGAGCGGCCGGGAAGTGACCGCCTGGTAGACGCCATGGTCGCCTGGGGCGACGCGGATGCCCTTCGTGCCCGGCTGGGGGAGGTCCTCGCGGCCGGCGCCGACCACGTGGCCATCATTCCGGTGACCGCATCCGGCGACACCGTCGAGGTCGCAGTTCTCGAGGCCCTCGCCTCTTAG
- a CDS encoding DUF4349 domain-containing protein: protein MKTPRTIFIIAIALVALVLSACQGAGFTNVGQNLNGGQPGDATGRDVVPGAAAPDEAGGVTGEGADQGQADRSIIKTGEITVEVDNVAETTGAVRALALELDGYISSSFQGEFEESATLTMRIPADRFDDAIAGIHDLGGDVKSEATREEDVTAAVVDIEARLTNLRAAEVEYRELMERAERIEDILAIQNQLFQVRGEIEAMQAQLEYYNDQADMATLTVSVIPGAVEQATTDFDPGAIVQEAVAQLVGFGQWLVGAAIWFVIVGLPALVVLGIALFIGFRVLRRISPNQAKAKEQGPSD, encoded by the coding sequence GTGAAGACCCCGCGAACCATCTTCATCATCGCGATAGCCCTGGTGGCGTTGGTTCTATCCGCCTGCCAAGGGGCAGGATTCACCAACGTCGGGCAGAACCTTAATGGGGGCCAGCCTGGCGACGCGACCGGACGCGACGTCGTACCCGGCGCGGCTGCGCCTGACGAGGCTGGAGGGGTTACCGGCGAAGGCGCTGACCAGGGCCAAGCCGACCGGTCGATCATCAAGACCGGGGAGATCACGGTCGAGGTCGACAACGTGGCCGAAACCACCGGCGCCGTCCGCGCCCTGGCCCTCGAGCTCGACGGCTACATCAGCAGCTCGTTCCAGGGCGAGTTCGAGGAGTCGGCCACCCTCACAATGCGCATCCCCGCCGACCGATTCGACGACGCCATCGCCGGCATCCACGACTTGGGCGGCGACGTCAAGTCCGAGGCCACGCGCGAGGAGGACGTCACCGCGGCCGTCGTCGACATCGAAGCCCGGCTGACGAATCTGCGGGCCGCGGAGGTCGAATACCGCGAGCTCATGGAACGCGCCGAGCGGATCGAGGACATCCTGGCCATCCAGAACCAGCTGTTCCAGGTCCGTGGCGAGATCGAGGCCATGCAGGCCCAGCTGGAGTACTACAACGACCAGGCCGACATGGCGACTCTGACCGTGTCCGTGATCCCAGGTGCGGTCGAGCAGGCCACCACGGACTTCGACCCCGGCGCCATCGTCCAGGAAGCAGTCGCCCAGCTGGTCGGCTTCGGCCAGTGGCTGGTCGGCGCAGCGATCTGGTTCGTGATCGTGGGCCTGCCGGCCCTGGTCGTGCTCGGGATCGCGCTCTTCATCGGATTCCGAGTCCTGCGGCGCATTTCGCCCAATCAGGCGAAGGCCAAGGAACAAGGCCCCAGCGACTGA
- a CDS encoding GNAT family protein: MTTSTSTSSERTAADGRHWLLRPARPADAEPLARLYAAVRAEGRWLVTPPTAINPPSEAFFIAELIRADEAAVLVAEAGGEVVGNALVMSDRDVSSRHVGILSVTVAEGWRDVGLGTDLVAATQAWVRERGLARLALSVFPDNARAIAVYTRAGFVREGLRRRQYRQADGTYRDELLMAWFPDRGASDRWQAREDAP, encoded by the coding sequence GTGACCACGTCCACTTCAACAAGCTCGGAGCGCACCGCGGCCGACGGCCGCCACTGGCTGCTGCGCCCGGCGCGGCCGGCTGACGCCGAGCCGCTGGCGCGCCTCTACGCCGCAGTCCGGGCCGAGGGACGTTGGCTGGTCACCCCGCCGACGGCCATCAACCCCCCGTCCGAGGCGTTCTTCATCGCGGAGCTGATCCGCGCCGACGAGGCCGCCGTGCTGGTGGCTGAGGCCGGCGGGGAGGTGGTGGGCAACGCCCTGGTGATGTCGGATCGGGACGTCAGCTCGCGCCACGTCGGCATCCTGTCGGTGACCGTGGCGGAGGGCTGGCGAGACGTCGGCCTGGGAACTGATCTGGTCGCCGCGACCCAGGCCTGGGTCCGCGAGCGGGGCCTGGCACGGCTGGCGCTAAGCGTCTTCCCCGACAACGCGCGGGCGATCGCGGTCTACACACGGGCCGGCTTCGTCCGCGAAGGGCTGCGCCGCCGGCAGTACCGCCAGGCGGACGGCACGTACCGCGATGAGCTGCTGATGGCCTGGTTCCCCGATAGAGGGGCGTCGGACCGGTGGCAGGCCCGCGAGGACGCGCCGTGA